The Etheostoma cragini isolate CJK2018 chromosome 10, CSU_Ecrag_1.0, whole genome shotgun sequence nucleotide sequence AGTGAACTGGCAAGCATGGAttgtttctaaaaataaaactgaactaaGAGCATAGCCAATCAGTAAAATattaagtcagttttttttacaaacttttaGACTCTACACCTTAAAATAggtaatataaaaatatttacagtatgacaCTGCCTCTTTCAATATACTACAATACAGTAGGTGATACAATCACCTGTATGTACATAGAATGACTAAACAGGGACGCATGGTTTTAATTTTGCTCAACTAGAACTGTCAAATAGGTTTAAATTATAGATGTTTGGCATGACCGCAATATGGATTTGATATGGAAATAGTAGGGCAGTTATTGCTATGTaaacacactcaaaacaaaatCCTGCATCACAAAACTAATAAATGTTTAGATTTGGTAGTTTATTGCATAAACATTACATTCATGCAATATCATTCAAATGTAGGAATGAGTATGGGAGtaaataatatatcatataataGCTTAAGGTAAGAACAGAGATGGGAACTGCAGTTGATTCAGCAAAAGCATACAGAATAAGGgataaggaaaacaaaacaaaaataaagaaaatatgccTAGTCAATTGAATACTGATGGGAATGACTGCAGGCTTCTTGTCATGATGCAGGATGGCAAATGGCATGACAGAAGTAATTAGATAGATATCCCTCACCCCCACCTTGTCCTTCTTGTCTTGCCGGGCATATGGAAAGCATGGGATGACAGCCGTGACCCTGGAGGCAGAGGCAATCTTGCAGGCGTTGATCATGATCAGCAGCTCCATCAAATTGTCATTAATCTCCCCACAGCCACTCTGCACAATGTAGACATCTTCCCCACGCACGCTCTCTCCTATCTCCACGCTGCCAGAGGGGAGAggtgacaaaacaaacagcactTAAAGCAAGAGATAGATGAGGCAGAGTAAACAATGGCGTGCGATCTGAACCCGGGTATTAAAAAGCACTACAATGAGTCAGAAGGTCTCGAGTATCATATGATATTATAGTTTTAGTTTATTGAGGCAACTAAAGTGGCTTTGTTGCTCAGAATTCCCAGTTTGTTAGTTAGCATGGGTCGTTAGCCATGCGTGAACTACAAGTTCCTAAAAACACTGCGCGGCATTTCACCATGACACCACGTTTCTATTCGAATAACGTTATGGTTACATGTCGCTAGTCTCCAACATTTGCGTACCACGTACAGCCTTCCTCTAATTGTAAGCTTATTTAAAATAAGTTAGCCAGATCAGAAAAAACATACCATGTTTCTTGGTTGCTAAATTTCTTCGTAACAACCTTCCCCAGCTCGAGACCCAGGCGGTCTGCTATTTTTTGAGACAGGTCCGGATGTGAGCTACCGCTGAATATTTTGATATTCGGCATTTTGTTGCGGACGAGGGCGTCGTTCAGTCCGAGCAGGCAGCGAGCAGCTGTCGAGTCAGAGGAATAGAAGGTTCcaagaaaacaaatagaaaCTGGTCAACAGTTGATATGCAACTCTTATCGAGCTTTAGTGTGTTCCCTACCTATCCACCATTATGTCCCACACATCACGCGTGCGGCGGCTCTTCCTCCCAGGCGGCGCGCACGCTTTGACATACGTTCTACCGCGATGACGTCATTTTGGGCAGaggagccaaaaaaaaaaaacaggggcACGTGAGCGAGCAATTTACATTGTAGTATCTTCTTTCTATCGTTTACATAGGCTACACAtataattcaaattaaaagcgCAAAATGCGGAAACGCAAATACATACTTATACATATAAACCGAGTTTGAACTGCCCCTAGTCTTTGAGTTGTACATGATATGGCCTAAAATAAATAGTCTGTATTTTCtaaattgttacatttaaaacacgGATATCGGCGTTAAGGTAACGTTACCGTGGTCATGTTTTCTCTATTGATAATGGGTCCTTTGGAAATGCGGGGACTACTGGAACATTCACCACCTTTCCTGGTATGTGGAGACCACTGTAGTACATGTAGGCCAAGGCAAACCATAATTACCTGTATGAGATCTTTGTTGTTGGATATGATGTAATACAAAGTAGGATATAACGTTATTTTGGCAGAGACCCCTGGCAAGTACCTGGCACTACCTTCAGGACCTCAGAAACAACATGGCGAACTTTGGGACTTACGAATGTGCTGCACCCAAACGCAGAAGTGGTAAGTAGGCTATACAACTTAAGCACAGCATACATTTTgtgtagtaatagtagtaggaGTAGGCTAATAAAAAACAGGTGTTACGAATAATATTAAAGCTGTGATTTATTCATGTATCCCAAGCCATGATTAGCATGCACAATAGCCTTCCAGACTATCAACTTAACACAGCTAAATGTATTCAGTCAtcattaatttgattattttcatattgtCTACTCAACTGTCAAAAAAGCCTAATAAGTAATGACTGGTGTGTAAATTCAGACAgttgtatttaatgtattatctttattgtttccaattttgtaaattatggtaACTTAATTGCAATGTCTTTGGCAAAGAGGCTAGCCTGTCTGTTTGGGCCAGCTTCAAATCTgcttttcaaatgcaataatacaaatgacacaaaaaaaatattaaagtaaacCTACCTAAAGTGGTAacaacacaaaaccattttactGCCAATAGTTGGTGTTTTGTCAAGGTTTGCACTGTTGAGACAATATCAGTTTTTACCAGAGGCAAATGAATGACACAACCACAGCAGTAAAAACCTGCTGGCAGCAACAAGAGAGACGTTTCCGGACAATTTATCTTTTACATGACGTCATTTGTTTAAAGTCATTCTAATGGACAACCTGCCACTACGGCAAGTTCACTGTGTGCAATGTCACTTCCAAATTCTCTGAAAGagtttataatataatatactttATTGCTCATAAAACATGAGTTAACTTTGTACACAGACAGAAGACCACAGTGACGACAAGATCATTGACAGTAAATAAAGACAGGAATGAATACGTGCACATAAGGAAACTAAGGATTAAGCCATGAGGCTCATCGTGTGAATGAAACAGACAAATCCACAGAGTTTAGCAAAGCAACTAAACAATGAAAACCACAGAAAATGTTTAtcaggatgttaaaatgttcAAGTGCTGATGAGAGAACATTGTCTgatatttgtttataaaaataaacatgtccCATGCTTTATACTTATAATATActctttaaaatatatgttttgcTATTAGTCTTTATGTTACATTACTACTATAAATAATTACCTTACAGACATGTTTAATCTTTTCCTTTTACAAAAGAGTGAAGAGTTTGGTTAAATCTCAATGTTACAGGTAATGTTTTGAAAGTGTTTCTTATTCTctcaaatatgttgttttactatttcaatttacagtgaatacatttCAATACTGAATATCATTTgcaaaacattaacatattgCCACAACGGCCTTTAGAACTGGAAAATTATCTGTACAAACAGAATCATTTCCTTCAATGTTCAAAGTATCGGACCCTGAAAGTGTAATATGTTAAGGAAATCATGCACTGCATTGAAAGAGAAAACACTGCATATCGTTATGGAAAATGCCACATTAACAGTGAAAGACAAACCGGTAAAACAAAAGTGCTTGTAAACACTACAAATGTAttctaaaaccaaaaaaaagtacaacaaagtTGATATCATGATTTCTTTAACATTAAAGGTCAAACTCTCACGGTGAAATGAAAAGTATTATGTCGTGGGTGGCTTTATTGCTTAATTGATGAatattaaaggtgaaaatatgaataaaacaaacttaAGGATTTAAGTGGCTCAAATTAACGACATTGATAAGCCATACTTTGgctaaaaaacatttgttgcatttaaataaCCACCCAttgatttatattgttttattaattaacatttgCATGTATGCACCGTATGGCACTAAGTATCCTAAAACTGTGtacatcatatacagtattttaacctttttgtgCAAGAAATGGCAATATAACGTTTCTTGTCTTGAGTATTGTGGCAGCCCAGTTGTCACTATTCATTTGGTTACGCAGCAGTTCCTTTCAACAGAATGTCCAGTATACATGTTTGGCCAGTTCAACTAAAACGCCTCTCTGATTATCCAGGAATAACAAGAGGATGACACACAAAGAAGATTTCAGACAGGAAACagatgttttagttttattaaaatacatagaaaactactttttgtgtttcttatATATTTGCTAGATTGCACAATGTATAACAGCACATAGAAAGCAAATttgtttatactgtatctgaaaatctgaataaaaacaaaggatCCTTTTGAAACAGGTAAGCTTTAGCTTTGAGGTGATGACTTATGTATAACTGGTGGTGTGGACTCAAGTGAGGTTTTCAGCAGCAGAgtgaataaaaaacacttaatcaaacattaaaagatacattttaacttCAGAGCTGATTTCAGAGGTTGTGCAAAATTCTAGTGATAAGCCTACTCACTTGCAAGTGgatgttaatatttaaaagaacaagTGAGGTGCAAGTGAGCCATGGTGAGTGATGGTGTAAAATACACTGTGCGTTATGAAGTACAGTGTGGGTATTCCTTCTCTTCAGCTGAGTGAGGTAACGATACTCATTACTGTATAGTGATTAAGACTGACTTGGGTCTCTGCTACATGGTCTGCCTGTTATAGTGAGAGAATAGGCCCTTGTCAGTCAATatagtttaaaatgtcacactCGTCTTTCAGCGCTTTTCATTTTCCAATGCTGTCACTTACATTTTGACTCTTGTATCACTACGCCAGGCATTGTCAACATCGCCAACAGAGATCTCCATTTTGCATTACAACAGTTAGaaaatttaacaaacaaacacatcaccATCTAACCAACGCTTTGGACTACGTAATTTACAGAAGTCGCTACTTGACGAGAtctttaaagtatttttgtcCAGAGCATACATGTATTTCTGATGATTTATTATAGCTTTTTTATAGATCTCTTAActcaatacatttcaaatatattcttaactttttttcttcacaaaacaTATTATTTGCTAGTAGACACAACCCaaatatatattacacataaaatattatactataatGACAATGTGTATTGTGAATATTGATGTGAGATGATAAGCCCTGTATCAACCAGTCTGTTATAGGGTTCTTATTCCGTTGTGCATTAGTTTGGAGTATCTTTGTATTTCAAAACAAGATCCATGAGGCTACCTCAGGGCCTGTAAACATGAGATGGAACAGCTGCATTTCAAATTTTACTGAGGATGCATGTCTTGCATTGCATGtcttgtaaaaaatgtaaactataaACAAATAATGAATTTGGACAGAGTAGCCACCCACATTCTGGACGGTTTTTATTACCTACTGAGCAGGCAGAGTTTTGATGGGTCGAGTGAGTGAGCTCATGTTATTGGTGTTGGAGGAAACTTGAGGGCTCACTGTCTTTGTCGGCAAGCTGCTTGAGTGTCCCATTGATTCTTCTGCTGCACGCAGAAGCAAAGTGTAGTTGATAGCTACTTCCTCAACTTTTCTCAACAGCTGCAGCCTTTGGGTTTCTGAACGAACCCCTCTGACCAATTTGATGAAGGTCTGAGTAAGTTCACACAACACTTGAAAGCTGGCTGTGACAACAGCCAGCATACGTGTTGGGCTTTTCTCAACGCTTGCCACTCGTCGACAAGCTGCTCTGAATTCTTTGAAGCGCACCGCCAGCTCCTGTTTGTACTCTGAAATCTGTGAGGGCTGAAGACGAGCCTCGCCCTCAGCTTGTGGGCTGTTAGCACACTGACGCAAAATTGCTAGCAACTCATTAGCATCCAACTGTGCATTTAGGAAACCATCGGGCAAGCTAAAACTTTTGCCCTGTAGAGCCTGTACCCGTGCTAGGCTCCCTTCCAGTGTACCACAGGCTCTTAGGTCAATCTGCTGGGTCTgtggctcctcctcctcctcctccacctcttcttcctccccacTGCAGTCCTCTGCATTAAGAACCTGGAGTGTTTTGCTTACTACAGGAAAGGTACGCGAGTCCAGCTCCATGCCTGGAAGAACCTGAAGGGGTATGGAGTATGAAAGCTCATCCTTCTCACTGCTTTCATCTGCTGCCTCACACTTCCTGTAGCAGaaacagaatgagcagcatttATCCTTGTCATCACTGTCTTCACTGGGCAAGGTCAGCAGCACCTCGCTAGTCCCTTCTTTACTTTCACGCAGTAGCTCTTCTCCctgaatgaaaaacacacactttttcccCTTTCCCTCTGCCTGGTGAGACTGACTGTGGACTGGCTCTACTGGGGTGGGGAGCCTCAACCCTGTGGCCCTCactctttccatctctttctccagACTCTTGGCTTTAGGCCTTACCTCAGCATACACAGGTGTGCTAGTGCTGTTATCCAGCTCTCCAATGCTGTACCGCCTCTGTAGCTTCTTATATTTCGGATCTCCTGTACAATCTGTTTGAGAAGTACAGGTGGGCAAGCAGGAACCCTGCTCACCCCTTGGTTCTCTTGACTCCAGGCTTGTGGAACGTATCCGTGTGGTCTTGATCTCTAAGGTCTGAGGTCTCCTGGAAGCATCTTGTGTGTGAGGTGCTTTGGAGACTGCTGGAGGAGTTTTTGAGATaggtctctctctgcctctgtgtggTGTCTCTGTTGTGGATCCAACTGGTGTGTCAGGTAGTCGCATGCCCCTACACATTCGCTTACAGTCACAGCTGCGTCGCTGCTCCCTGGAGATGCCTGGAGCCTTTAGGACAGGGCTGGTGCGAAGCTGGCAGGCACAAGGAGTGCCCGAGGGCACAGGGGAGGATCCCTGGGGTAAAAATTCTCCCTGGGCTGATTTGGGTTTCAGCAGCTCCTCTAAGAACTCTAGCTCATACTGACGGACTTTCTGCAACTGAGCCCTTCGCTCATCTGTTTCTCTTCTCATTCTTGCTGGGAACGTAGCTGAAAGGAGGTTTCTAAAGCTCAGGAAAGGGACACTGCGCTGAGACTTCCCCTTACCACCGCCTTGCTTCTTTGAGTCTCTGGCTGGGAGAGTGGAAACCTTATCTGTGGGAGGGATAGATGTTGTTAGATCATCTAAAATAGGTAAGGATTTTATAGGGCATTTCTGTGACTCGGGCAGGGATTTTCCCTGGGCACCCTCAGTCTTGCTGTCAGCTgcatcttttctctctgcttttacAGGCAAACGAGGGGAATACTTGGTTTGTATTTGAGGGCTGGGTTTTGCCAAATTAGGATCTGCTCCTACTGTTACTGCAATTTCTTTGCTGTTAGCAAGCTGGTGGCCTTTGGCCCGAAGACGCTCGTCATCTGTGGAGGATTGAAACACCACTATCTTCTGAATTTGTGGATCTTTTAGTCGTAGTTGAGGCCCAGGCTCCTTTTGAACTGGGCATGTGCAGAAAAGGTCATCAACTGGCAGAAGTTCTGTAGAGCTTGAAGGCTTCATGGTCTCACTAGAGGCAGTCTTGGCATCTTGGCACATTTTAGTCGGAGAAATCTTGGCAGAGGCAATTCTGTCCACAGGTAAGAGGATGGGTAAGGCTTTGTTGCTAAGGTCTGTATTAAGAGGTGCTGTTGTCCTTTCCTTTATACCCACAGAAAGAGTTTGGCTCAGTGTCTCTTCAGAAGAATTTGATAACTTCGGTACTTTACTGACTTGAGCTTTCAGTGAAGCAACAGACACTTTATGCTCTTCAGATGACTTAGAAGGGGGGTCAGGGATATTTGATTTAGTGGACTCAGAGTTTGCTTTaatttcttcttcctgttcAGTCTGAGTCTCTTGAGTCCCCTGCTCTGTCACAACACTGAGAACTGCAGAGTCTTGACTAGGACTGACTTTAAAGGGAACCGTTTTGCTGAGGATTACTTGCTTGGGTGGACAGCCAGCACGAATCTGACCCACAGAGAAGGCTCCAGTCCCAATGGTCTTTGCAGTGCAGCCAGGGATAGCCAAAGGAAAGTCCCGGCGGCAGAGGATACGTTCTTTGTTGATATGGTGAGCCAGCAGGTAGGCCTGGTTCTGGTTCTGCTTCATAGCCGACACCATTTCAGAAACATCTGTCAATTCAGAGGAGTTGGTCTCGTGGCCTGAGTCCAATGATGACTCGGGTGTAATGGCAGCTAAGACAATCAGCCCTGAGGATGAAGGTAACACAGCACACTGTTAGAATAATCAAGAAACAGCGTTTATTTATAAccaaaaatttaaatgttatattaGTGTTTACTGAAGTCATTAAGttataaaaccaaacatttgCAGTCAAGAAGATTCATCATGATCACAATACAGCAAAAATAATTTAGAATAGTACATTTGGGTCAGATTAAAACCCCCTTTGACTGAGCTATTCACCAGTTGGCTAAACCTGAAAAAAGCGGCATCTTTTCTATGAAGATGCATGTTTGTGCTTGAGCAATGTGCAAAGACTAGCACATTTTGGACTCGATATTAATGAAATCTAAAAAATTAAGTTggcagatttttgttaacagtttatattactttttataaatagtatattttataaaaaaattctgtttttgcAGTAATAACACATGCATGGCTACCACAATATTAAGAGAGGGATTGTCTTCCCATTTCACCAGATAATAAAAGATGATGTACTGCAAATGTACTGAGCAATATTAATTGATTAACAAAGTAGCTTTATTGGATCAGTACTACTGTTAATTCTGTGTGTGAGATGTGGGCCGTGGCATGACTCGGGCTGTTGACCTGCAGTCTGTGTTGGCTGTTGAGGGTGATGGGGGTAGTCCTCAGAGGCTGCCAGAGCCTCTAGTGCCTGTAAGGTGGAAACTAGAGCATCATCCAGCTCCTGGGCATGATCTTGGACTGTTCTTGTGGCCACATTATCAATTAGTGTCACAGGCACATCTTCCTTGGCTTGGGCCAGCTTCCCAGATGCTACCCCTGCGCTGGCACAGGTTCGAGCCTTCCGCCCTCTCTTTTGGTCATCCTCATCTGAACTGTTGTCCCTAAAGCCAGGTGGTGGGGCAGCAATAGCAGGTGGTTGTGGTTGCAGTTTCTCTCCGACACCCTCTGCCTCGTCCTCCTCTTCATTCCCTGGGGGTGGTAGGGCCATTAGGTCAACAGCGCCTCCATCTCGGGAGGCACAAGCACTAGAGCAGTGCTTCCCCGAACTCCCGctactgctcactgctgttgacATACCCTCTGCCCTATGTCTAGCTTTGCAGGAGTCACAGAAGTATCGTGAGGTTTTCTGGGATTGACCCATTGTTTGGGCTCGGATTCTGAATCCTGCATTTTCCACTGCTGGGTTCTCTAAAACCCCAGCTATTTCCTCTGTACTCTGCTGGGTGGGGTCTGACTTAGTGCGGGGCCGCCCAGGGGGCTCATGGGAAATAAAGTTTTCATTGATGTCTAATTCAGCTTCAGCTGTTTGGAGCTCTTGAAATTGTTGTTGTTCTCGAAGATGGACATGACACAGGCCCAGATGCTGAGGCTCTGATGGAACTATGGCCCTTGAAGACCCTGACTCCCTGTGTGAGCTTTCCCTCTCGTCCCCTCGCCGCCCTCCACTTGGCAAGCTGGTTGCCCCAGAACGTGGATGAGCATGGTGGGAGCTTCTGTAATCTGAGGATAGAATTGTCAGAGCAGTGGACATTTTCAAGTGTTAAAAACTAGTGGGGATAAATAAGATCCAGATGCGAAAGCAGAGGCGACAGCTGGTGGTCACAGTGGgattatttgttatttctgaGATGGATGTTGAAAGTTGAAGTTGTTTGAGGTTGGAGAGTTATATTCTGGTGGAATGTGATGGTATAATGATTCTTCTTTTATGGGGACTACAGGTTGAGACAGCAGATGGGAGAGGATCTGTTTATGTTTGAACAATATAtgtttatgaaataaataatgctATTTTATCTTGGGAAAAAGAAATATGGAGTATCCCATTCCAATGAGTTGAGATTGAAATGAGAGAAGATACAGCAGAGGTCACCATGGGATGGTATTTTCAGTATAACCTGGTTGCTAACGGTAGCCTAATGGTTTCAGCCAATGAAGAAGCAGATCAATGTCCATGTAGACTGTACAATGATGATTATCAAATATTGCCTGACATGCAGTGTTTAATATGCTTAAAGACACTTCTACAACACTAAATGGGTGATATGAATGTTTTATCTTGAAGTAACAAAATagtgttttgtacatttgttcACAATTTATGTTTATTTCCTAATCAGAGCATGTGTTCAAAATGAACCCCTACAAGTCAAAAAGCCTTCTAACATACCTGCCTTGGTCAGCTGGGACTGACCAGGGGTCCGGAAGTAGATGGTCCGTTTAGGG carries:
- the frmpd3 gene encoding FERM and PDZ domain-containing protein 3: MAKVQDGHTNACDSSAMLEESQDGMDSGTLSPASARQVTIQRHPTQGFGFIAGSQRPVIVRSVSADGPSFGKLLPGDQILAINEETVSDAPRERVIDLVRRCKDTIVLTVLQPHQKHLLHKPSFIFTNPSCFLSPHLFQTMLKDDSLLLIPNVLKVFLENGQIKSFTFDSRTTVRDVISSLQDRLSLRYIEHFVLVLEAGGLDQNQKLHLLQDNQPLTHVVHRTYFQGMKCLFRICFFPKDPADLLRRDPAAFEYLYIQSRNDVIKERFGMDWKSDIMLRLAALHIYITVSSARPNQKISLKHVEKEWGLEPFLPLTLLPTVKEKNVCKSLSQLLKTYQHPPPSGNKVPPLQGKLQYMRVLNDLPPFGGILFHTVGLDEKQSATTLLVGPRHGISHVIDLKNNLTTVLAEFSRVAKIQLYRESLGVARVEVTIHEAKPLVLLMEWPDASNFACLISGYYKLFVDPKRTIYFRTPGQSQLTKADYRSSHHAHPRSGATSLPSGGRRGDERESSHRESGSSRAIVPSEPQHLGLCHVHLREQQQFQELQTAEAELDINENFISHEPPGRPRTKSDPTQQSTEEIAGVLENPAVENAGFRIRAQTMGQSQKTSRYFCDSCKARHRAEGMSTAVSSSGSSGKHCSSACASRDGGAVDLMALPPPGNEEEDEAEGVGEKLQPQPPAIAAPPPGFRDNSSDEDDQKRGRKARTCASAGVASGKLAQAKEDVPVTLIDNVATRTVQDHAQELDDALVSTLQALEALAASEDYPHHPQQPTQTAGLIVLAAITPESSLDSGHETNSSELTDVSEMVSAMKQNQNQAYLLAHHINKERILCRRDFPLAIPGCTAKTIGTGAFSVGQIRAGCPPKQVILSKTVPFKVSPSQDSAVLSVVTEQGTQETQTEQEEEIKANSESTKSNIPDPPSKSSEEHKVSVASLKAQVSKVPKLSNSSEETLSQTLSVGIKERTTAPLNTDLSNKALPILLPVDRIASAKISPTKMCQDAKTASSETMKPSSSTELLPVDDLFCTCPVQKEPGPQLRLKDPQIQKIVVFQSSTDDERLRAKGHQLANSKEIAVTVGADPNLAKPSPQIQTKYSPRLPVKAERKDAADSKTEGAQGKSLPESQKCPIKSLPILDDLTTSIPPTDKVSTLPARDSKKQGGGKGKSQRSVPFLSFRNLLSATFPARMRRETDERRAQLQKVRQYELEFLEELLKPKSAQGEFLPQGSSPVPSGTPCACQLRTSPVLKAPGISREQRRSCDCKRMCRGMRLPDTPVGSTTETPHRGRERPISKTPPAVSKAPHTQDASRRPQTLEIKTTRIRSTSLESREPRGEQGSCLPTCTSQTDCTGDPKYKKLQRRYSIGELDNSTSTPVYAEVRPKAKSLEKEMERVRATGLRLPTPVEPVHSQSHQAEGKGKKCVFFIQGEELLRESKEGTSEVLLTLPSEDSDDKDKCCSFCFCYRKCEAADESSEKDELSYSIPLQVLPGMELDSRTFPVVSKTLQVLNAEDCSGEEEEVEEEEEEPQTQQIDLRACGTLEGSLARVQALQGKSFSLPDGFLNAQLDANELLAILRQCANSPQAEGEARLQPSQISEYKQELAVRFKEFRAACRRVASVEKSPTRMLAVVTASFQVLCELTQTFIKLVRGVRSETQRLQLLRKVEEVAINYTLLLRAAEESMGHSSSLPTKTVSPQVSSNTNNMSSLTRPIKTLPAQ